A region of the Geomonas subterranea genome:
ACCATCAACCAAAACATCTCCACCAAGTACTTCTGGAATTTGGAGATCAACTATCAACAAATCTACATCTGAATTATCATATAAATATTTCAGTGCATCTTTAGAATTGCTGACGTGATCGATTTTACAAGGCGTCAATTTATTAAGGACACGACAAAAAGTTTCCACCTTAGAATATTGGTCATCCAATATCAACACTTTCATTTTCCCACTCCGCTTATTAAATGATACAACTGTGCTTTCCAGAGATCGGTAGCTGAGTTGTAATAAACAGTGCCTTTGTAAAAGTCGGAATATAACAAGGAAAACTCCGACATAAGCTGTTCAAGAGTTATGCGTCCACCTTCGAATTGACTATATTGAGTCACAACAATAACTGGAATATTTAAATTTCTCAGCTTCATTTGAGCCATCAGTTCTTTGCCAGCAAAACTTTCAGGGGTCCCACCTCCTGGTTCGTCAGCATTGACATCAAAGTTAGGAAGGCTCATGTCCAAAATAATAAGATCAAAGTCTGTGTTGAGAATAATTTCCTTCAAAGCCGATCGTAGAGAAACTCTTTCAGTTAGCTGTATTTCCTGCTGGAAGCGTTCAACAAAAAAGTCTATCAATGCATGCAGCTTGTCTATTGAGTCTTCAGCTATTAATATTTTCATAAAAAAGTACCTTCTTGAAATTATAAAAAACAAATTTAACCGCAAAAGTACCGTCGTTACAGTGTTTAAAATCGACAAGATGAGTGATGTTTAGGACCCGAAAAAGGATATTCCAAATCTTAAAGAAACCAGTTCCTCCTTCAGATTGAATTCCTTCTCTGCCAACAGTGTCTTTACCGTAATTCACTCGGTAATATTCAACTCTCGAGTTCGCGTTTTCCAAAGTTTCGTCCAGGCTGCAATTGTTTACTATTTCAAGGACAACGGTGCCATCAACGGTGCTCAAGCTAATTTTCAAACCGAGATTTTCTTTGGAAACTCTCGATTTGGAAATTGCATTTTCCATGAGTATGTATAAGAAATCAACAAAATGGGTTAGTGTCCAGCCTTGAAGTTTGTAATCTTTATCTTTTTCGAATTCAAGTGCAATGCAAGCTGTTCTTTTGGCAATTTCTACTGCTATCTCGATGTCGTACTGAGGCACTGTATTTTCATTACTTCGTGTAAACCATGTTATAAGTTGGTCAATATTATTAGATAGGTCAGTACGAGCTCGTGCAATAGCATCATTTAATTCAGAGAAAAATGTTTTGCCATGTAAAAGTTCATAAACCTCGTATTGGAGTTTATCAAGGTAACCTAGGAAAGCTTTCTTAGCATCGATTGACAATTTATCTCTGACCTTTAATAGGTTAGAATCTGTCCTTTCCCATAGCCAGTCTACAACATACTTGATTAGTTCGGAGTATGAAGCTGTGAGTGGTATTTTTTGTTGTAGTACATATGCCTCTAAATTAAAAATCGAGTAGTTAAATAAGGATTCGGTTTTGCTTATTTTATCGCCTAATGTTGATAAGTTTTGATCTAAAAAATATATTTGCAACCAGTTATCATTTATTTCAGAAATTTTATTCTCAAATGACTTGCTGAATTCAGTAAAAGCTAAATCAAGTTTCTTTGACACCTTATCTTCAAGGCCGTTTAATTTATTTAGCCAGTATTCGTTTGAACAGTAAGTTTTTTTATACGGGTCTATTTGTGAAAGCAAATTTTGATTAACTA
Encoded here:
- a CDS encoding response regulator — translated: MKILIAEDSIDKLHALIDFFVERFQQEIQLTERVSLRSALKEIILNTDFDLIILDMSLPNFDVNADEPGGGTPESFAGKELMAQMKLRNLNIPVIVVTQYSQFEGGRITLEQLMSEFSLLYSDFYKGTVYYNSATDLWKAQLYHLISGVGK